In Fusobacterium hwasookii, a single window of DNA contains:
- a CDS encoding toxin-antitoxin system YwqK family antitoxin: MRKFLITLILTLFIVFSITNAHPFKNDKELQDFYAQIDKEVDMELKKDYLKLFAQRRFNLRKIESESFFIRIFEDDEYRFIINDRLFEKVVKKNVFDNKFIISTSYYPSATKMAVMCLGKDDNEYYGTVKKFREDGTLEFSGQFYAGKIEGIYKEYYDSGKILKESHFSNDKENGEEKIYYENGDIKGKRFYINGKEEGKSLFYNKNGKLTKTEIYKNGVKQ; this comes from the coding sequence ATGAGAAAATTTTTAATTACTTTAATTTTAACGCTATTTATAGTATTTTCTATTACAAATGCTCATCCCTTTAAAAATGACAAGGAACTTCAAGATTTTTATGCTCAAATAGATAAAGAAGTTGATATGGAATTAAAAAAAGATTACTTAAAGCTTTTTGCACAAAGAAGATTTAATTTAAGAAAAATAGAAAGTGAAAGCTTTTTTATAAGAATTTTTGAAGATGATGAGTATCGTTTTATTATAAATGATAGATTATTTGAAAAAGTTGTTAAAAAAAATGTTTTTGATAATAAATTTATTATCTCAACTAGCTACTATCCAAGTGCTACTAAAATGGCAGTAATGTGCTTAGGAAAAGATGATAATGAGTACTATGGTACTGTTAAAAAATTTAGAGAAGATGGAACTCTTGAGTTTTCTGGTCAATTCTATGCTGGAAAAATAGAGGGTATATATAAAGAATATTATGACAGTGGAAAAATTTTAAAAGAAAGTCATTTTTCTAATGATAAAGAAAATGGAGAAGAAAAGATATATTATGAAAATGGTGATATAAAAGGAAAAAGATTTTATATCAATGGAAAAGAAGAAGGAAAAAGTTTATTTTATAATAAAAATGGAAAGCTAACTAAAACTGAAATTTATAAAAATGGTGTAAAACAATAA
- a CDS encoding homoserine O-succinyltransferase: MPIRVANDIPAKNQLTEEGIIFMEENRANTQDIRPLDILILNLMPKKEETETQLLRLIGNSPLQINVEFLMVKNHESKNTNLSHIEKFYQFFDDIKNNYYDALIVTGAPIEHMDFEEVDYWKELQEIFEWSKTHVFSCLNICWAAQARLYNDYNITKTMQDEKVFGVFEHETSISSNPLIRGFSDIFLAPHSRHTHIDEKKLASIKELEVLAKSEVGSLLISTQDLRNIFITGHLEYDRETLLGEYKRDKDKGLEIKIPINYFPNDDDTRTPLQTWKTTAHLFYHNWLNAVYQLTPYDLKELDK; this comes from the coding sequence ACACAGGATATTCGTCCATTAGATATTTTAATATTAAATTTAATGCCTAAAAAGGAAGAAACAGAAACTCAATTACTTCGTCTTATAGGAAACTCACCTTTACAAATCAATGTTGAATTTCTTATGGTAAAAAACCATGAGTCAAAAAATACAAATTTAAGTCATATAGAGAAATTTTATCAATTTTTTGATGATATAAAAAATAATTATTATGATGCTTTAATAGTTACAGGAGCTCCTATTGAGCATATGGACTTTGAGGAAGTAGATTATTGGAAAGAATTACAAGAAATTTTTGAATGGAGCAAAACTCATGTTTTTTCTTGTTTAAATATCTGTTGGGCTGCACAAGCTCGTCTATATAACGACTATAATATTACTAAAACTATGCAAGATGAAAAAGTTTTTGGAGTTTTTGAACATGAAACTTCTATTTCAAGTAATCCTTTGATAAGAGGTTTCAGTGATATTTTCTTAGCTCCTCATTCAAGACACACTCATATAGATGAAAAAAAATTAGCTTCTATAAAAGAATTAGAAGTTTTGGCAAAATCTGAAGTTGGTTCTTTACTTATCAGTACACAAGATTTAAGAAATATTTTTATCACAGGACATTTAGAATACGATAGAGAGACTTTATTAGGGGAATATAAAAGAGATAAGGACAAAGGTTTAGAAATAAAAATTCCTATAAATTATTTTCCAAATGATGATGATACTAGGACACCTTTACAAACTTGGAAAACAACAGCACATTTATTTTACCATAATTGGTTAAATGCTGTTTATCAACTAACTCCTTATGATTTAAAAGAACTTGATAAATAA
- a CDS encoding toxin-antitoxin system YwqK family antitoxin, producing MSISQINENNKEEGVIRTFDEDENLISIAYIENSKGVMGIYREYYPWGVVKNETPYYTSEINGKLKNYYPDGLLKEEYTYYNNKKEGLATMYYESGQKFAIENYKNDLKNGDYYMYYENGNLGMKAFFVNGKREGTIEFYEEDGKKIEKNK from the coding sequence ATGTCAATATCACAAATAAATGAAAATAATAAAGAAGAAGGTGTTATTAGGACATTTGATGAAGATGAAAATTTGATTTCAATTGCTTATATTGAAAACTCAAAAGGTGTTATGGGAATTTACAGAGAATACTATCCTTGGGGAGTAGTAAAAAATGAAACACCTTACTATACTAGTGAGATAAATGGAAAACTAAAAAATTACTATCCTGATGGATTATTAAAAGAAGAATACACTTATTATAATAATAAAAAAGAAGGTTTAGCAACTATGTACTATGAAAGTGGTCAAAAATTTGCTATAGAAAACTATAAGAATGACTTAAAAAATGGTGATTATTATATGTACTATGAAAATGGAAATCTTGGTATGAAAGCTTTCTTTGTAAATGGTAAAAGAGAAGGAACTATTGAATTTTATGAGGAAGATGGAAAGAAGATTGAAAAAAATAAATAA
- a CDS encoding toxin-antitoxin system YwqK family antitoxin: MRKIFIILFLMLSIFTVINAHPFKTEKELQDFYAKIDKEVDKELKKDYIKLFEQRKANLKEKSSNNDTKKMLEDNEYLFVFKNGKLEKVFKKDILDGKFIILSYMYENGKKEKIVCLNKENSHYYGTVKGFGEDGIPLYSGQFYDGNMEGIYKEYHESGKIFKEINFINGKENGQGKIYYEDGNILRIVNLKNGKENGDIIDYYPNGRIKNKAHFIDGELNGEVISYSENGNIIEKVFMKGKLLDGEAFVYYPSGKLKEKDFFKNGKSEGESIIYYENGNVKQKSTFKNDKREGDLFIYYPSGKLLQKRNFINGKAEGELVEYYENGVVKEKAYFINDKQEKEHFFYDEKGNLIKTDIYKNGVKQ; this comes from the coding sequence ATGAGAAAAATTTTTATTATTCTATTTTTGATGTTATCTATTTTTACAGTAATAAATGCTCATCCATTTAAGACTGAAAAAGAACTTCAGGATTTTTATGCTAAGATTGACAAAGAAGTTGATAAAGAATTAAAAAAAGATTATATAAAACTTTTTGAACAAAGAAAAGCTAATTTAAAAGAAAAATCAAGTAATAATGATACCAAAAAAATGTTAGAAGATAATGAGTACCTTTTTGTTTTTAAAAATGGAAAACTAGAAAAAGTTTTTAAAAAGGACATCCTTGATGGAAAATTTATAATTTTAAGTTATATGTATGAAAATGGTAAAAAAGAGAAAATAGTATGTTTAAATAAAGAGAATTCTCATTATTATGGTACTGTTAAAGGTTTTGGAGAAGATGGAATTCCTTTATATAGTGGGCAATTTTATGATGGAAATATGGAAGGAATATATAAAGAATACCATGAAAGTGGTAAGATTTTTAAAGAGATTAACTTTATTAATGGTAAAGAAAATGGACAAGGAAAAATTTATTATGAAGATGGAAATATTTTAAGGATTGTAAACTTAAAAAATGGCAAGGAGAATGGTGATATAATTGACTATTATCCTAATGGTAGAATAAAAAATAAAGCACATTTTATTGATGGAGAATTAAATGGAGAAGTTATTAGTTATTCTGAAAATGGAAATATTATAGAAAAAGTTTTTATGAAAGGTAAATTGCTTGATGGAGAAGCTTTTGTATATTATCCTAGTGGTAAACTTAAAGAAAAAGATTTTTTTAAGAATGGTAAAAGTGAAGGAGAATCTATAATTTATTATGAAAATGGAAATGTAAAACAAAAGTCTACTTTTAAAAATGATAAGAGAGAAGGAGATTTATTTATCTATTATCCAAGTGGAAAACTTTTACAAAAAAGAAATTTTATTAATGGAAAAGCTGAAGGAGAACTTGTAGAATACTATGAAAATGGAGTTGTGAAAGAAAAAGCTTACTTCATAAATGATAAACAAGAAAAAGAACATTTTTTCTATGATGAAAAAGGAAATCTAATCAAAACAGATATCTATAAAAATGGTGTAAAACAATAA